From the genome of Streptomyces xanthophaeus:
GGACGAACTCCAGGTAGGGGCCGACGCCTTTGGCGGAGCGCATGGACGCCTGCTCGTCGGTGACCTCGTGGAGCGTCCAGTCCATCGCCTCGTCCCAGAACCGGGCCATCGCTCGCGGGTCGGTGCAGTCGACCACCACCGCGGCGATCGGCCCGGTGTCCTGGTAGATCGGACGGGGTTCCAGGACGCAGAACTCGTTGCCCTCCGGATCGGCCATGACCGTCCAGGGGACGTCGCCCTGACCCACGTCGGCGAGCGTCGCACCCAGATCCTGCAGGCGCGCGACCAACTCCGCCTGATGGGCGGTCGAGGTGGTGGCCAGATCGAGGTGTACCCGGTTCTTCACCGTTTTGGGTTCCGGGCGGGCGATGATGTCGATGCAGACGGCCGCCGGGTCGGGGTAGGTGAAGCCCACCGGTTCGAGGTTCGTGACGCCGGGTCCCTCGCTGTCGATACCCCACCCGAGTGCCTCCGCCCAGAACCGGCCGAGCGCGGAGTCGTCCTGGGCCTTCATATTGATCTGTACGAGTCTTGTTGCCATGCCGGAGATCCTAAAAGCCTCCCCGCCTGCCACCGCAGAATCGCCACATGGGGATGACCTCTTGGGACGGCGCGGCCCGGCCGGTGTGGGTGGCGGGACCGCGAGGTGCGGAGGATCGTGGGTGGTGGGGACCCGTGGAGCGGGAGGTTCCGTCATGCCCCGAAGCCGACGACCGGGGCGGGTGCGGTTGCGGCGCTCGCTCCTGGCGCTCGCCCTCCTCGCGCCCGCCCTGCTGGGCGCGGCCCCGGACGGCTCGGGCGAGACGATCTCCCTCACCGGGAACGGGCCGGGCCTGCGGCTCGACGTCACGTTGACGCAGGTGGTGGACCCGGCGAGCCCCGCGGGACCCGAGTCCACCGGGACCGACCGGCTCGTCGCGACG
Proteins encoded in this window:
- a CDS encoding VOC family protein; this translates as MATRLVQINMKAQDDSALGRFWAEALGWGIDSEGPGVTNLEPVGFTYPDPAAVCIDIIARPEPKTVKNRVHLDLATTSTAHQAELVARLQDLGATLADVGQGDVPWTVMADPEGNEFCVLEPRPIYQDTGPIAAVVVDCTDPRAMARFWDEAMDWTLHEVTDEQASMRSAKGVGPYLEFVRTPDTKSVWNRVHLDIAPYRGDDVEAEEARLRSLGATDPGIDQSAISWTILADPERNEFCLLSPR